One window of Psychrobacillus sp. FSL H8-0483 genomic DNA carries:
- a CDS encoding c-type cytochrome has translation MNNGIGIALGLLFIGTIIGAVMLTDKMSVEIPEQQVASSNGESSKEVLAYNPPSMEDVPEGPLGEAITYGYDLVNETYSVADPYVGNNLSCTSCHAGAGLDQNSSSLVGVTAVYPQYIERSGKIVTIEDRINGCMVRSMNGEKFEANSEELKAMVAYFTYISEGIPVGADIPWRNTNSMDDVPTPSVSSGEELYQQSCIACHAGDGAGTGPNTGPALWGDNSFNDGAGLARISKMAGYIKNNMPAGGEGTLTDQDSADLAAYILSQDRPEWKNHDKDWPNGSKPKDIMNKELREKVKDGTVNWDEVLSKN, from the coding sequence ATGAATAACGGAATAGGAATTGCATTGGGGTTATTGTTTATAGGAACAATCATAGGAGCTGTGATGCTAACAGACAAAATGAGCGTAGAAATACCCGAACAGCAAGTAGCATCCTCAAACGGTGAATCTAGCAAAGAGGTTCTTGCTTATAACCCACCAAGTATGGAAGACGTACCAGAAGGCCCATTGGGGGAAGCTATTACTTATGGTTACGACTTGGTGAATGAAACATATTCTGTGGCAGATCCTTATGTAGGAAATAATTTATCATGTACAAGTTGTCATGCAGGAGCTGGATTAGATCAAAATTCATCTTCACTCGTTGGAGTCACAGCTGTTTATCCACAATATATAGAACGCTCAGGAAAAATTGTGACAATAGAAGATCGTATTAATGGGTGTATGGTAAGAAGTATGAATGGAGAAAAATTTGAGGCAAATAGCGAAGAGTTAAAAGCAATGGTAGCATATTTTACTTATATTTCAGAAGGAATTCCAGTTGGAGCCGATATCCCATGGAGAAATACAAATTCTATGGATGACGTGCCCACTCCAAGTGTTTCAAGTGGAGAAGAGCTATATCAGCAATCATGCATAGCTTGTCATGCTGGAGACGGAGCTGGGACTGGTCCAAATACTGGCCCTGCTTTATGGGGTGATAATTCTTTCAATGATGGAGCGGGACTTGCACGTATTTCAAAAATGGCAGGGTATATAAAAAATAATATGCCAGCTGGTGGAGAAGGTACATTAACAGATCAAGATTCTGCAGATTTAGCAGCTTATATATTATCTCAGGATCGACCAGAATGGAAAAATCATGATAAAGATTGGCCGAATGGTAGTAAACCGAAAGATATAATGAACAAAGAACTTCGTGAAAAAGTGAAAGATGGAACAGTTAACTGGGACGAAGTATTATCTAAGAATTAA
- a CDS encoding putative motility protein: MDINSIMSSQLMQLQQTVQMSVLQNALNMETVAAVQLLEDMPQASHPYKGSVVDVQA, encoded by the coding sequence ATGGACATTAATTCCATTATGTCTTCTCAGTTAATGCAGCTACAACAAACTGTTCAAATGAGTGTGTTGCAAAACGCACTAAATATGGAAACGGTTGCTGCAGTACAACTTTTAGAAGATATGCCTCAAGCATCGCATCCTTATAAAGGATCGGTTGTAGACGTTCAAGCTTAA
- a CDS encoding transposase — MTVSKVYVSVVHRKVYAYPDESPWEFEINANQEIIPVFDKLFDQLNVVEIKDFWRAHIPIKPYHLDKENDQYDIRMKKVYALIHEFCNPESRLFIEQLPYFQERRMEFVE, encoded by the coding sequence ATGACAGTAAGCAAAGTGTACGTATCTGTTGTCCATCGAAAGGTGTATGCTTATCCCGATGAATCTCCTTGGGAATTTGAAATAAACGCAAACCAGGAAATTATTCCTGTGTTTGACAAACTTTTCGACCAACTAAATGTTGTAGAAATAAAAGATTTTTGGCGAGCACATATTCCAATCAAGCCTTATCATCTAGATAAAGAAAATGATCAATACGACATAAGAATGAAAAAAGTATACGCGTTGATTCATGAATTTTGCAATCCTGAATCCAGATTATTTATCGAGCAACTACCATATTTCCAAGAAAGGAGGATGGAATTCGTTGAGTAA